One Polaribacter sp. KT25b DNA segment encodes these proteins:
- a CDS encoding lamin tail domain-containing protein, protein MKNYNYILYSLLFVLFSATSCVEDAVYEGDLPDVATSTIKLNEIMSTGSPDWIELYNEGTTSVDLSGFKLTDTSQEWIIDNLTIESGSYVTFDCDDSNVSNVSTNFKISSGGEEITLYNASGELIDQITTPDMASQIGLTYGREIDGGEIWTVQSASKGVANSNVNNPPVLIAEPLTEFTEVYEVTASDANGIASVKLVYLVNGGVQSIEMALVDGEYKTSVPTSKVGDLVSYYVVATDITGMTSYYPEDGSNSPAEFLVEGGLKELTFEGAKAGYREEVTFTASPYYPEQVSEIRLYYLLPGQLQDDVNDDKTKVELTKNGDIFTGVIPAQNTDDVIRYYLRVEYIDDTKTYYPKEEKNTDDIVISDFNHDLGTTWPSYTVEAITYDAVVETTINSTQGPLTSITFPTNPVPETDINLVLAYTSTETINEARVYFAVGDSPVYIKANKVSGEDDASFTQTGVTINLKDVLSDASESLSQTGAKVSFYIRIATDTAEYYYSNTGAMSLDNTPGGGTTDESDAFKADPSLWNVYNVQ, encoded by the coding sequence ATGAAAAATTATAATTACATACTATACAGCTTATTATTTGTGCTTTTTAGTGCAACCAGCTGTGTAGAAGACGCGGTGTATGAAGGAGATTTACCTGATGTTGCTACTTCGACCATAAAATTAAATGAAATAATGTCTACAGGTTCGCCAGATTGGATTGAACTTTATAATGAAGGTACAACAAGTGTAGATTTATCAGGATTTAAATTAACAGACACAAGTCAAGAATGGATAATTGATAATCTTACAATTGAATCTGGAAGTTATGTTACTTTTGATTGTGATGATTCTAACGTTTCCAATGTTTCTACAAACTTTAAAATTTCATCAGGAGGAGAAGAAATAACACTTTACAATGCTAGTGGAGAATTAATTGATCAAATTACAACGCCAGATATGGCTAGTCAAATTGGCTTAACTTATGGAAGAGAAATTGATGGAGGAGAAATTTGGACTGTACAAAGTGCTTCAAAAGGAGTTGCAAATAGCAATGTTAATAATCCTCCTGTACTAATAGCAGAACCTTTAACAGAATTTACCGAAGTTTATGAAGTTACAGCTTCTGATGCCAATGGTATTGCATCTGTAAAATTAGTTTATTTAGTAAATGGAGGTGTACAATCTATTGAAATGGCCTTGGTTGATGGTGAATACAAAACATCAGTTCCTACATCAAAAGTTGGAGATTTAGTTAGTTATTACGTAGTTGCTACAGATATTACAGGAATGACTTCATATTATCCAGAAGATGGAAGTAATTCACCAGCCGAATTTCTTGTTGAAGGAGGTTTAAAAGAATTAACATTCGAAGGTGCAAAAGCAGGTTATAGAGAAGAAGTTACATTTACTGCATCACCATATTATCCTGAACAAGTTAGTGAAATTAGATTGTATTACTTACTTCCTGGACAATTACAAGATGATGTTAATGACGATAAAACGAAAGTTGAATTAACAAAAAACGGAGACATTTTTACTGGTGTAATTCCTGCTCAAAATACTGATGATGTAATTCGTTATTATTTAAGAGTAGAATATATTGATGACACTAAAACCTATTATCCGAAAGAAGAAAAGAATACAGATGATATTGTTATTAGTGACTTTAATCATGATTTAGGTACTACTTGGCCAAGTTATACTGTAGAAGCAATTACCTATGATGCTGTTGTAGAAACTACTATTAATTCAACTCAAGGACCTTTAACAAGTATTACTTTTCCTACAAACCCAGTTCCAGAAACTGATATTAATTTAGTTTTAGCCTATACTAGCACAGAGACAATTAACGAAGCTAGAGTGTATTTTGCAGTTGGAGATTCTCCTGTTTATATTAAAGCAAATAAAGTATCTGGTGAAGATGATGCTTCTTTTACACAAACAGGGGTTACAATAAATTTGAAAGATGTTTTATCTGATGCTAGCGAATCATTAAGTCAAACTGGAGCAAAAGTTTCATTCTACATTCGTATTGCTACAGATACTGCAGAATATTATTATTCAAATACTGGTGCAATGTCATTAGATAATACTCCTGGTGGTGGAACAACAGATGAATCTGATGCTTTTAAAGCAGATCCTTCACTTTGGAATGTTTATAATGTTCAATAA
- a CDS encoding OprO/OprP family phosphate-selective porin yields MKNKLYILLVAMMLLSIGSFAQNNDEVVTLNQYGQEVEAVELNTEARNSILTFESKDKNYKFWFDNRVYFDGGMFFDKDAYNPIGNGVTIRRARVAMKVIMHKNWYGEIDFDFSGSATEIKDAYIKYTTDAGDLNIKAGHFRESFSMETTTTSRYVNFIERSLMSKFAPSRQLGFQANYIKDTYLLSGGVHFNNQGSFEEVEWSQDANKDYGTDEGYSFTGRAVFRPILDADKVIHIGVAASYRTPKTDLEVPNSYRFSTRSISNVNRKKYLDTDDILNVENNTIYNVELAGAYKNMMFQSEYIGNDISRTNGLSNVNLNGFYAQAGILLSGGKYNYNKNEGEFTQVSLGSKKGELEAAFRFDYIDLNDQNAEIYGGSANAYTLGLNYHFNYNVKFMLDYSYLDHDRYANGKGKLFVGSDINGDLTKDPTKVVDAEGKGGDDYGQLQFRIELDF; encoded by the coding sequence ATGAAAAATAAACTTTACATTTTATTAGTCGCAATGATGTTATTAAGTATAGGATCATTTGCTCAAAACAACGACGAAGTTGTTACATTAAATCAATACGGACAAGAAGTTGAGGCTGTAGAATTAAATACTGAAGCTAGAAACAGCATATTAACATTCGAGTCAAAAGATAAAAATTATAAATTTTGGTTTGATAATCGGGTGTATTTTGATGGAGGTATGTTCTTTGATAAAGATGCATATAATCCTATTGGAAACGGAGTTACTATAAGACGTGCCCGTGTAGCGATGAAAGTTATAATGCATAAAAATTGGTATGGTGAAATTGATTTCGATTTTTCTGGATCAGCAACAGAAATTAAAGATGCATACATTAAATACACAACTGATGCTGGAGATCTTAATATTAAAGCGGGTCACTTTAGAGAAAGTTTTTCTATGGAGACAACTACAACATCTAGATATGTTAATTTTATTGAGCGTTCATTAATGTCAAAATTTGCACCTTCTCGTCAACTAGGTTTTCAAGCAAATTATATAAAAGATACATATTTATTATCTGGAGGTGTACATTTTAATAATCAAGGTTCATTTGAAGAAGTTGAATGGAGTCAAGATGCAAATAAAGATTATGGTACAGATGAAGGTTATTCGTTTACGGGTAGAGCAGTTTTTAGACCTATTTTGGATGCTGATAAGGTAATTCATATTGGTGTAGCTGCATCCTACAGAACACCAAAAACAGATCTTGAAGTGCCAAATAGCTATAGATTTAGTACAAGATCAATTTCTAATGTAAACCGTAAAAAATATTTAGATACAGACGATATTTTAAATGTAGAAAACAATACTATTTATAACGTAGAATTAGCTGGTGCTTATAAAAACATGATGTTTCAATCAGAATATATAGGAAATGATATTTCTAGAACAAATGGTTTATCAAATGTAAATTTAAATGGTTTTTATGCACAAGCAGGAATTTTATTAAGTGGAGGAAAATATAATTATAATAAAAATGAAGGTGAATTTACTCAAGTTTCTTTAGGAAGTAAAAAGGGAGAACTTGAAGCAGCATTCCGTTTTGATTACATAGATCTTAACGATCAAAATGCAGAAATTTATGGAGGTAGCGCAAATGCTTATACTTTAGGTTTAAACTACCACTTTAATTACAATGTTAAATTTATGCTTGACTACTCGTATTTAGATCATGATAGATATGCTAATGGAAAAGGAAAACTATTTGTAGGTTCTGATATCAATGGAGATCTAACAAAAGATCCTACTAAAGTTGTAGACGCAGAAGGTAAAGGTGGTGATGACTATGGACAATTACAATTTAGAATTGAACTAGACTTTTAA
- a CDS encoding FAD-dependent oxidoreductase: MMKYKHIFEPLDLGFTTLKNRILMGSMHTGLEEEKNGIDRIAAYYAERARGGVGLIVTGGIAPNIQGWTGPFAARMSTEKHAKHHQKITEAVHKEGGKICMQILHSGRYGYHPFSVAPSKIKSPITPFKPFKLKESGIKRTIRDFVNCAELSKLAGYDGVEIMGSEGYLINEFIVKRTNKRTDSWGGEYKNRMRFPIELVKQTRKAVGKEFIIIYRLSMLDLVENGSSWEEVVQLGKEIEKAGATIINTGIGWHEARIPTIATSVPRAAFSWVTKKMKEEISIPLVTSNRINMPETAEKILSEGDADMVSMARPFLADPEWVNKAEAEKADEINTCIGCNQACLDHVFERKVASCLVNPRACHETELNYNQTENKKKIAVIGAGPAGLAAATIAAKRGHIVTLFDADKKIGGQFNIAKQIPGKEEFYETLRYFNKQIKLHNVTVKLNTRVSTDDLLKSDFDEIVIATGIKPRELKIEGIENKKVLSYIDVLKLKKPVGKRVAVIGAGGIGFDVSEYLAHEGESTSLNIDAWLKEWGIDKTLKARSGIEGVKAEVHPSPREIFMFKRSKGKFGGNLGKTTGWIHRSTLKKKKVQFIGEVSYTKIDDKGLHYTQNEEAKILEVDTIVICAGQTPLKDLYQPLLDAGKNVHVVGGADFASELDAKRAINQGARLAAEL, from the coding sequence ATTATGAAATATAAGCACATTTTTGAACCATTAGATTTAGGATTTACGACCTTAAAAAATAGAATTTTAATGGGTTCTATGCATACAGGTTTAGAAGAAGAAAAAAACGGAATTGATAGAATTGCGGCTTATTATGCAGAAAGGGCAAGAGGAGGAGTAGGATTAATTGTTACAGGAGGAATTGCCCCAAACATACAAGGTTGGACAGGTCCTTTTGCAGCAAGAATGTCTACAGAAAAACACGCAAAACATCATCAAAAAATTACAGAAGCAGTACATAAAGAAGGAGGTAAAATTTGTATGCAAATTTTACATTCTGGTCGTTATGGTTATCATCCATTTAGTGTTGCACCATCAAAAATAAAATCGCCAATAACACCTTTTAAACCATTTAAATTAAAAGAATCAGGAATTAAAAGAACAATTCGTGATTTTGTAAACTGCGCAGAATTATCAAAATTAGCAGGTTATGATGGTGTAGAAATTATGGGTTCAGAAGGATATTTAATTAATGAATTTATTGTAAAAAGAACCAATAAAAGAACAGATTCTTGGGGTGGAGAATATAAAAATAGAATGCGTTTTCCTATTGAATTGGTTAAACAAACAAGAAAAGCTGTTGGTAAAGAATTTATTATTATTTACCGATTATCAATGTTAGACTTGGTAGAAAATGGGAGTTCTTGGGAAGAAGTTGTTCAACTTGGAAAAGAAATTGAAAAAGCAGGTGCAACTATTATAAATACAGGAATTGGTTGGCATGAAGCAAGAATACCAACAATTGCAACATCAGTTCCAAGAGCAGCATTTAGTTGGGTAACAAAAAAAATGAAAGAAGAAATATCAATTCCGTTGGTAACTTCTAACAGAATAAATATGCCAGAAACAGCTGAGAAAATATTATCAGAAGGAGATGCTGATATGGTTTCTATGGCGCGACCTTTTTTAGCAGATCCAGAATGGGTTAATAAAGCTGAGGCAGAAAAAGCTGATGAAATAAATACTTGTATTGGTTGTAATCAAGCGTGTTTAGATCATGTTTTTGAAAGAAAAGTGGCTAGTTGTTTGGTAAATCCTAGAGCTTGTCATGAAACGGAATTAAATTATAATCAAACAGAAAATAAGAAAAAAATAGCCGTAATTGGTGCAGGTCCTGCAGGATTAGCAGCAGCAACAATTGCGGCTAAAAGAGGTCATATAGTTACACTTTTTGATGCTGATAAAAAAATTGGAGGTCAGTTTAATATTGCAAAACAGATTCCAGGAAAAGAAGAGTTTTATGAAACGTTACGTTATTTTAATAAACAAATTAAATTGCATAATGTAACTGTAAAGTTAAATACAAGAGTTTCTACGGATGATTTATTAAAATCTGATTTTGATGAAATTGTAATTGCAACAGGAATAAAACCAAGAGAGTTAAAAATTGAAGGAATTGAAAACAAAAAAGTATTAAGTTATATAGATGTTTTAAAATTGAAAAAACCGGTAGGAAAACGTGTTGCAGTAATTGGAGCAGGAGGTATTGGTTTTGACGTATCAGAATATTTAGCGCATGAAGGGGAATCTACATCATTAAATATTGATGCTTGGTTAAAAGAATGGGGAATTGATAAAACGTTAAAAGCTAGAAGTGGAATAGAAGGTGTAAAAGCTGAGGTTCATCCTTCACCAAGAGAAATTTTTATGTTTAAAAGGAGCAAAGGAAAATTTGGAGGTAACTTAGGTAAAACTACAGGTTGGATACATAGATCAACTTTAAAAAAGAAAAAAGTACAATTTATTGGCGAAGTTTCTTATACAAAAATTGATGATAAAGGTTTGCATTATACTCAAAATGAAGAAGCAAAAATTTTAGAAGTTGATACTATTGTTATTTGTGCAGGTCAAACTCCATTAAAAGATTTGTATCAGCCTTTATTAGATGCTGGTAAAAATGTTCATGTTGTTGGTGGCGCCGATTTTGCATCAGAATTAGATGCAAAAAGAGCCATTAATCAAGGTGCAAGGTTGGCTGCAGAATTGTAA
- a CDS encoding CAL67264 family membrane protein, whose protein sequence is MGMNKNAVLGWATLLMLIMGVILILLGAYRYNDVAGWGFATVGIGFFCIAWVFNALKGRM, encoded by the coding sequence ATGGGAATGAATAAAAATGCTGTCCTTGGTTGGGCAACTCTTTTAATGTTAATTATGGGTGTTATACTTATATTATTGGGAGCTTATAGATATAATGATGTTGCTGGTTGGGGGTTTGCAACAGTAGGAATTGGTTTTTTCTGTATTGCGTGGGTTTTCAACGCTTTAAAAGGGAGAATGTAA
- the ettA gene encoding energy-dependent translational throttle protein EttA — MSDDKKVIFSMNKLSKTYQSTGKQVLKDIYLSFFYGAKIGILGLNGSGKSTLLKIIAGVEKNFQGDVTFVPGYKVGYLEQEPQLDPEKTVIEVVKEGVAETVAILDEYNKINDMFGLEEVYSDADKMEKLMNQQAELQDKIDAANAWELDTKLEIAMDALRTPDADKKIGVLSGGEKRRVALCRLLLQEPEILLLDEPTNHLDAESVHWLEHHLAQYKGTVIAVTHDRYFLDNVAGWILELDRGEGIPWKGNYSSWLDQKSQRMAQESKMASKRQKTLERELDWVRQGAKGRQTKQKARLKNYDKLMSQDQKQVDEKLEIYIPNGPRLGTNVIDAKGVSKAFGDKLLYENLEFNLPQAGIVGIIGPNGAGKTTIFKMIMGEETPDAGSFNVGETAKIAYVDQAHSDINPEKTIWENFSDGQDLVMMGGKQVNSRAYLSRFNFSGSEQNKKVNTLSGGERNRLHLAMTLKEEGNVLLLDEPTNDLDVNTLRALEEGLENFAGCAVVISHDRWFLDRVCTHILAFEGDSQIYFFEGSFSDYEENKKKRLGGDLMPKRLKYKKLIR, encoded by the coding sequence ATGAGTGATGATAAGAAAGTAATTTTTTCAATGAATAAACTTTCAAAAACCTATCAATCTACAGGGAAACAGGTTTTAAAAGATATTTATTTAAGTTTTTTTTACGGAGCAAAAATTGGAATTCTTGGTTTAAATGGATCAGGAAAATCAACTTTATTAAAAATTATTGCTGGTGTAGAAAAGAATTTTCAAGGTGATGTAACTTTTGTTCCTGGCTATAAAGTTGGATATTTAGAACAAGAACCACAATTAGATCCAGAGAAAACAGTAATAGAAGTTGTTAAAGAAGGAGTTGCAGAAACTGTTGCTATTTTAGATGAATACAACAAAATTAATGACATGTTTGGCTTAGAAGAAGTGTATTCTGATGCTGATAAAATGGAAAAATTAATGAACCAGCAAGCAGAACTTCAAGATAAAATTGATGCTGCAAATGCTTGGGAATTAGATACAAAATTAGAAATTGCAATGGATGCTTTAAGAACTCCAGATGCTGATAAAAAAATCGGCGTATTATCTGGAGGAGAAAAAAGAAGAGTTGCTTTATGTAGATTGTTATTACAAGAACCAGAAATTTTATTGTTAGATGAGCCAACTAACCATTTAGATGCAGAATCTGTACATTGGTTAGAGCATCATTTAGCACAATATAAAGGAACTGTAATTGCAGTAACCCATGATAGATATTTCTTAGATAATGTTGCTGGTTGGATTTTAGAATTAGATAGAGGCGAAGGAATTCCTTGGAAAGGAAATTACTCTTCTTGGTTAGATCAAAAATCTCAAAGAATGGCACAAGAAAGTAAAATGGCTTCTAAACGTCAAAAAACTTTAGAGCGAGAATTAGATTGGGTTCGTCAAGGAGCAAAAGGTCGTCAAACGAAACAGAAAGCGCGTTTGAAAAACTATGATAAGTTAATGAGTCAAGACCAAAAACAAGTTGATGAAAAACTAGAAATCTATATTCCTAACGGACCAAGATTAGGTACAAATGTTATTGATGCAAAAGGTGTTTCTAAAGCGTTTGGAGATAAATTATTGTACGAAAATTTAGAATTTAATTTACCGCAAGCAGGAATTGTAGGAATTATTGGGCCAAATGGTGCTGGTAAAACTACAATTTTTAAAATGATTATGGGAGAGGAAACTCCAGATGCTGGAAGTTTTAATGTTGGAGAAACTGCAAAAATAGCTTATGTAGATCAAGCGCATTCTGATATCAATCCAGAGAAAACAATTTGGGAAAACTTTTCTGATGGTCAAGATTTAGTAATGATGGGCGGAAAGCAAGTAAATTCTAGAGCTTATTTAAGTCGTTTTAACTTTTCTGGAAGTGAGCAAAACAAAAAAGTAAATACCCTTTCTGGTGGAGAAAGAAACAGATTGCATTTAGCAATGACTTTAAAAGAAGAAGGAAATGTTTTACTTTTAGATGAGCCAACTAATGATTTAGATGTAAATACATTAAGAGCATTAGAAGAAGGTTTAGAAAATTTTGCAGGTTGTGCAGTTGTAATTAGCCACGATAGATGGTTTTTAGATAGAGTTTGTACACATATTTTAGCTTTTGAAGGAGATAGTCAAATATATTTCTTTGAAGGTTCTTTTTCTGATTATGAAGAAAATAAGAAAAAACGATTAGGTGGAGATTTAATGCCTAAACGTTTAAAATATAAAAAGTTAATTAGATAA
- a CDS encoding RNA polymerase sigma factor, whose amino-acid sequence MKSFLEDFTLAKNIKKDDEKAFRTLFDRYYKKLLNYANTFTGDLQEAEDIVQQVFITLWTNRKKIDTKKSIKSFLYKITYNSYIDIYRKQKHKESFFDEIKERALRDRISDNDEIIEQRILKLKVAIDSLPKRSKEILQMNKFEGLKYKEIANQLNISVKTVEAHMHTAFKKIRETFKSDDLFLFMLSKIFR is encoded by the coding sequence TTGAAATCTTTTTTAGAAGACTTTACGCTAGCTAAGAACATAAAGAAAGACGATGAAAAAGCATTTAGAACATTGTTTGATCGCTATTATAAAAAGCTTTTAAATTATGCTAATACTTTTACAGGCGACCTACAAGAAGCGGAAGACATAGTACAACAAGTATTTATAACACTTTGGACAAATAGAAAAAAAATAGACACTAAAAAATCTATTAAAAGTTTTTTATACAAGATTACATATAACAGTTATATAGATATTTACAGAAAACAAAAACACAAGGAAAGTTTTTTTGATGAAATTAAAGAACGTGCTTTACGTGATAGAATTAGTGACAATGATGAAATAATAGAACAACGTATTTTAAAATTAAAAGTAGCTATAGATTCTTTACCAAAAAGAAGTAAAGAAATTTTACAAATGAATAAATTTGAAGGATTAAAATATAAAGAAATAGCAAATCAATTAAATATTTCGGTAAAAACAGTAGAAGCACATATGCACACTGCTTTTAAAAAAATACGCGAAACTTTTAAAAGTGATGATCTATTTTTATTTATGCTCTCTAAAATATTTCGATAA
- a CDS encoding FecR family protein — translation MKKIIIKYIANTITDQEMESLRLWLKKEKNQNTFEQYIKAFYDIDTAMNKPDLDAAYKKIKLSIDSKKKSKLRVLPVWSRYAAAAVVVFIFSYIYVFDNKEQPVEVLNTFVTTVESGVDKATLTLDDGSNIILEEGKAYSNNTVASNGEEIIYKKEQETIINLDDKVETIKTEPKIVYNYLTTPRGGEFQVMLADGTHVWLNSQTKLKYPTSFKKGVSRQVELVYGEAYFDVSSSKNHNGATFKVISNLQEVEVFGTEFNIKAYKDEASVYTTLAEGKVAVSNFAFNENLKVGQQSIISKSTGEITIKTVNIYNETAWKSGVFSFKNKSLKEIMKVLSRWYDVDIVFENKELETIKFNGVLSKKMTLEEILSPIKRNSNLNYIVNDTKIILK, via the coding sequence TTGAAGAAAATAATAATAAAATATATCGCCAATACAATTACAGACCAAGAGATGGAATCTCTTAGGTTGTGGCTGAAAAAGGAAAAAAATCAAAATACATTTGAGCAATATATAAAAGCTTTTTATGATATAGATACCGCAATGAATAAACCAGATCTTGATGCAGCTTATAAAAAAATAAAGCTTTCTATTGATTCTAAAAAGAAATCTAAATTAAGAGTTCTACCAGTTTGGTCTAGATATGCAGCGGCGGCTGTGGTTGTATTTATATTTTCATATATATATGTTTTTGATAATAAAGAGCAACCTGTAGAGGTTTTAAACACTTTTGTAACTACTGTAGAATCTGGTGTAGATAAAGCAACTTTAACATTAGATGATGGTTCTAATATTATTTTAGAAGAAGGTAAAGCGTATAGCAATAATACAGTAGCTAGTAATGGAGAAGAGATTATTTATAAAAAGGAGCAAGAAACAATAATTAATCTAGATGATAAAGTTGAAACAATTAAGACAGAACCTAAAATAGTTTACAATTATTTAACAACTCCAAGAGGAGGAGAGTTTCAAGTTATGTTAGCCGATGGAACGCACGTTTGGTTAAATTCTCAAACAAAATTAAAATATCCTACATCATTTAAAAAAGGAGTATCTAGACAAGTAGAACTTGTTTATGGAGAAGCTTATTTTGATGTTTCATCAAGTAAAAACCATAACGGAGCTACTTTTAAAGTAATTTCTAATTTACAAGAAGTAGAAGTTTTTGGAACAGAATTTAATATTAAGGCTTATAAAGATGAAGCTAGCGTATATACTACATTGGCAGAAGGAAAAGTAGCTGTTAGTAATTTTGCTTTTAATGAAAATTTAAAAGTAGGACAACAATCTATCATTAGTAAATCAACAGGAGAAATAACTATAAAAACGGTTAATATTTACAATGAAACAGCTTGGAAATCTGGTGTTTTTTCTTTTAAGAATAAATCGTTAAAAGAAATTATGAAGGTCTTATCTCGATGGTATGATGTAGATATTGTTTTTGAAAATAAAGAATTAGAAACGATTAAGTTTAATGGTGTTTTAAGTAAAAAAATGACACTTGAAGAAATTTTAAGCCCTATTAAAAGAAACTCTAATTTAAATTATATCGTAAACGATACCAAAATAATTTTAAAATAA